The genomic segment GTCACCCAGTCGGTGCTTCTTGAAGCCGATCAACCAGTCGTCGCAGTGATGACCGGCGACTGATTCGCGCTACTGGGCGCTCTTCTCACGATCGTCTGCTCTCCGTCGAGAACGCGTTTGCTGACTCGAATCGCTGTTGCACACGAGTTGATCGGCGATTATCTACAAGTAATTGCTCTCTAAACGGAGATACTGCCGATTCAATCGATCAGACTAGTAGTAGAACACTACTGTTTACAGTTGAAACGTAAACGAAAGTCCTCCGCTGACGAGACGAGGGGGTTATTCGAGGCGTCGTATAGATTACTGGTAGACAGAAACGCCGTTTCGCTAATTATTCCGCCTACTCGGATATCAGTAGCAAAATTAACAGACCGTTTATGTCTCTAGATTCCTGTCGTTATTTCTGTATAAATGCTCGGTCCTTCGAACGTAACTCGAGCCCCGACTCACACCCGCGACGCTCGATGACTGCCGGGACGCCGCGGAGTCCGTAGCGCGTATCGAGACAGAAGTTAGTCGGCGTGTCGGCTGAAGTTCTGGAGGAATCGGTCGCCGAGCGCGAGCACCAGGACCGCACCGAAGAGATTAAAGACGAGGTCGAGAACTGTGTCGCGTTTTCCGTACGCGATGAGCACGGGTTCGAAATCGAATCGGCGGGCGACCGCGTGAATCGCGTACTCCATCAGTTCCCAGAGGACGCCGACGATGGTGACGGTGACCAAGACGACCGATCGAGGATCACGACCGCGGCGGCGGGCGACGGCGTGGGCGAACCCGCCGAGAAGGGTCGCCGAGTGAACGTGCGTAAGGTGGTCCCACCATCCGACGTTGTCGTACGGCCCCAGCATTCCAACGGCGTGCGTGAACAGTGCGGTCACCGCGTATACGCGTTGCCACGGCCGAAATCGGACGTCGTATCGTCGTTCGATCGCGCCGGGAAGAAACGACGTGGCGAAGGCGAGGGTAGCGTTCGCGACTGCACCCGGATTTCGCCGGCGGATTCCCTCCGCGAGCACGACGATGAGCGAGCACCTGAGAGCCCGTACGATCGTTCGGGCCACCGGCGGTTGTATCGTCATTGGAGCGCTTTCCGTGCTCCTGTAATAAGAAGGGAATACCCGTAAAACGAGTTGGCCGGCGTCCGTACTCTCTCGTTCGTCGAAAGGCGGTCTTCCCGTGCGAACGACGGATTCCGGACAACGGCGTACGGTCCCGCCTTCGGGAGTCCTCAACCCGTGTCGTCGACCGACCGTATCCTGACTATATCCCTCCGCGACGTAGCAGTCTCCATGACCGAGGACGCAAATCGCGACCGCCTCGTCGAACGCCTTCGAGAAGAAGGATACGTCCGCTCGCCCGCAGTTGCGGCGGCGATACTGACGGTTCCTCGAGAGGAGTTCGTCCGGGCGGTCGACCGTGCGAGGGCGAACAGGGACGTTCCGCTCCCCATCGGAGGCGGACAGGTCGTGACCGCGCCGCATCTCGTCGCCAACGTGGCGGAGTTACTCGACCTAGCGCCCGGACTGACAGTGTTGGAGGTCGGGACGGGAAGCGGATACCACGCCGCGATTACGGCCGAGCTCGTCGGGGCCGAGAACGTCTACTCGATCGAACGGCGACCCGACCTGGCCGAGCGGGCGCGCGAGAACCTCGATCGAACCGGGTATTCGGACGTAACGGTCGTCGTCGGCGACGGCACGAAGGGGTATCCGGATCACGCGCCGTACGACCGGATCTACGTGGCCGCCGCGGGACCGGACGCCCCCGAGCCGGTACTCGAGCAGTTGAAAGACGGCGGTCGAATGGTCGTCCCGATCGGAACGCGCGAGCAAACGCTGTACCTCGTCGAAAAACGCGACGGCGACGTCTCCAGAACGCCCTTCGGCGGGGTACGATTCGTGCCACTCGTCGGTGAATACGGCCTCGAAAACGACGCGGACGGATAGCCGCCGTACGCCGTCGCCGCGCGACGCTACGCGACCGCTGAACGCGGTATCGCTGGTTGGATCCGTACGAACCGTTGTTTTGCGCGCTGATGCGACGGTAGTTCCGTCAGGCGTCCGTCGCGTAGGCGCGTCGGGTAGGATACGAACCCGTTCGCTGCATACGTTTACCGGGTCGTTCGGGCGAGCGGATTCCGATCGGTCGGTTCGATCTCCGCCTCTTCGACGAAACGCGGAGCTACAGGCCCTCCTGAAGGAAGCGGCCTTCCTGTTCGTATATCGCGACCAGTTCCTCGATGAACTCCTCGAGGGTTTCGTCGTCCTCGAGGTGACCCTCCATCCGCTCCGCGAGGTCGTCGTCGAGTTCGATGGTTCGTGTCATTACGAACGCCGATGCTCGCCAGCCCGATAAATCACACCCACGCAGATATCGACTCGCCGGTCGAAAGACTGCCGCCCGAGATCGGACGGAGCGCCGAAGGCGATCAGCGCGGGACGGTCGCAACTCGAATCCGGCGCGTTCGGGGCCCGTCGCACTCGACGAACAGGATCGATTGCCACGTACCGAGCGCGAGGTTTCCGTCGACGATCGGAACCGTGACGCTTTCCCCGAGCAGCATCGCGCGCAGGTGTGCGTCCGCGTTATCGTCGATCGCGTCGTGCTCGTACCCCTCGCCGCGAGGAACGAGTCGCTCGAGCGCGTTTTCGACGTCCGAGAGCAGCCGTTCTTCGCG from the Natronococcus sp. AD-5 genome contains:
- a CDS encoding protein-L-isoaspartate(D-aspartate) O-methyltransferase; this encodes MTEDANRDRLVERLREEGYVRSPAVAAAILTVPREEFVRAVDRARANRDVPLPIGGGQVVTAPHLVANVAELLDLAPGLTVLEVGTGSGYHAAITAELVGAENVYSIERRPDLAERARENLDRTGYSDVTVVVGDGTKGYPDHAPYDRIYVAAAGPDAPEPVLEQLKDGGRMVVPIGTREQTLYLVEKRDGDVSRTPFGGVRFVPLVGEYGLENDADG
- a CDS encoding DUF7557 family protein; its protein translation is MTRTIELDDDLAERMEGHLEDDETLEEFIEELVAIYEQEGRFLQEGL
- a CDS encoding secondary thiamine-phosphate synthase enzyme YjbQ: MTIEVRTGERVDVVDVTSRVEGAVPDETRHGICTVYVPHTTAGVVVNEREERLLSDVENALERLVPRGEGYEHDAIDDNADAHLRAMLLGESVTVPIVDGNLALGTWQSILFVECDGPRTRRIRVATVPR